In Mixophyes fleayi isolate aMixFle1 chromosome 11, aMixFle1.hap1, whole genome shotgun sequence, one DNA window encodes the following:
- the NECTIN2 gene encoding nectin-2 isoform X1 — MQCQLPLLLFGLCAVLQAQQVLVRDQLTGIIGQEVILSCMITSKDPNMHVSQIMWMKDSLNLATYSPHLGEHLSDTTRFKMINPTQNNVTLSILQVRASDEGEYVCEVTTFPDGNRKATTTLTVKAVPQNSAEANYGVVANDQEQVVATCKSANGRPPSRITWLTSLAGNVSTIMTNNSDGTSSVVSQYLLTPTWNADGMSITCVINYESTETPIPLKLSVQYSPMGGVEGFDGNWHLNRNGVYLTCNGRGNPPPTSYIWKTADGSPLPASVRIKDNILYVDEVDERVNRSFLCEVTNALGSREFRQDVIVIEHAMRKQTNAGAIAGGVIGGILFLLLLAAIIFFIIKRGGLHSKKDRGTYNPKSRVFGAGKPAQQFTYQDDDELDKPLKCLGPTRDSGLSPSLGEEEEEEERMKYKVLEDDEEEERFNEVGPMLQLRPHPQLDSYIDDDMESQTDGSIISRTAVYV; from the exons TCCTACAGGCCCAACAGGTCTTGGTCAGAGACCAGCTGACTGGTATCATTGGTCAGGAGGTCATTTTGTCATGCATGATCACCAGCAAAGACCCCAACATGCACGTGAGCCAGATAATGTGGATGAAAGACAGCCTTAATTTGGCGACTTACAGTCCTCATCTTGGCGAGCACTTGAGCGACACAACCCGTTTTAAGATGATTAATCCTACACAGAACAACGTAACGCTCAGTATTTTGCAAGTCCGTGCCTCTGACGAAGGAGAATATGTGTGCGAGGTGACCACCTTTCCCGATGGTAATCGCAAGGCCACCACCACCCTGACGGTCAAAG CGGTGCCACAAAATTCGGCAGAGGCCAATTATGGGGTGGTGGCTAATGACCAGGAACAGGTCGTAGCGACATGCAAATCTGCCAATGGAAGGCCTCCTTCCCGGATCACATGGCTGACCAGTCTTGCGGGGAATGTGAGCACCATCATGACCAATAACAGTGATGGGACCTCCTCTGTGGTCAGCCAGTACTTGCTTACGCCAACATGGAACGCTGATGGGATGTCGATCACCTGTGTTATTAACTACGAGTCAACAGAGACACCTATCCCTTTAAAACTATCTGTGCAGT ACTCCCCCATGGGTGGCGTAGAAGGATTTGACGGTAACTGGCACTTAAATCGCAACGGTGTCTATCTGACTTGCAACGGCagaggaaacccccctccaacgTCGTACATCTGGAAAAC GGCAGATGGATCTCCACTTCCTGCATCAGTCCGGATAAAGGACAATATCTTATATGTGGACGAAGTGGATGAGCGTGTAAATAGGTCCTTTTTGTGCGAAGTCACCAATGCCCTCGGGAGTAGAGAATTCCGTCAGGATGTCATTGTCATAG AACATGCAATGCGGAAGCAGACAAACGCGGGAGCCATCGCCGGGGGGGTAATTGGGGGGATTCTGTTCCTGCTCCTTCTGGCCGCCatcatcttcttcatcatcaaGAGGGGAGGACTACACAGCAAGAAAGACCGTGGAACTTACAATCCAAAATCCAGAGTATTTGGCGCTGGTAAACCAGCTCAACAATTCACCTACCAAGATGACGACGAGTTGGACAAACCCCTCAAGTGCCTTGGACCCACGAGAGACAGTGGGCTAAGCCCCTCGCtaggagaggaggaggaagaagaggaaaggATGAAATACAAAGTTCTTGAGGATGACGAGGAGGAAGAGAGATTTAATGAGGTGGGACCCATGTTGCAACTTAGACCTCATCCTCAGCTAGACTCTTATATTGATGATGACATGGAGTCACAGACCGATGGCTCCATCATCTCTAGGACTGCAGTATATGTGTGA